A section of the Paracoccaceae bacterium genome encodes:
- a CDS encoding helix-turn-helix domain-containing protein: MVTMKFESSDQIGRNLHQGGVSPAGDDQRGRTIQSVDRALHVLETIAEASDDITVSEVSERVGLNVSTCHHLITTLVYRGYVTHVSRSCGYALGPKLAELVETSEKESDPAILLEPDLRELGARLGHGVQFAVLSETSLLTKLSVPNSADNVVEPDEVRKMTALHATATGKAILAWIPDTELVRVISANGLTGYTPQTITTLSGLVEELRLVRRRKYAVDDQEFVEGIVCIGATIREGAGAVIGSISTTVSAERATEDYRQYLIKEVIRAANSFSNKLRDLKT, from the coding sequence ATGGTGACGATGAAGTTCGAAAGCTCGGATCAGATCGGAAGGAACCTGCACCAGGGGGGTGTATCCCCTGCGGGCGACGATCAGCGGGGACGCACGATTCAGTCGGTTGACCGGGCATTGCATGTGCTTGAGACGATCGCCGAAGCCTCTGACGATATTACGGTTTCGGAAGTGTCCGAACGGGTCGGCCTGAATGTTTCGACCTGCCACCACCTGATTACGACGCTGGTCTATCGTGGATATGTGACCCATGTCAGTCGAAGCTGCGGCTATGCCCTTGGCCCAAAACTGGCCGAGCTTGTCGAAACCTCGGAAAAGGAATCGGATCCCGCAATTCTGTTGGAGCCGGACCTGCGAGAGCTTGGCGCCCGGCTGGGTCACGGGGTTCAGTTTGCTGTTCTCAGCGAAACCTCTCTGCTGACCAAGCTGAGCGTTCCAAACAGCGCCGACAACGTTGTCGAGCCTGATGAAGTCAGAAAAATGACCGCCCTGCATGCAACCGCAACCGGCAAGGCGATCCTGGCATGGATCCCGGATACGGAACTGGTGCGGGTGATCTCGGCCAATGGGCTGACGGGATATACACCGCAGACAATTACCACCTTGTCCGGCCTGGTCGAAGAACTGCGACTGGTTCGACGCAGAAAATACGCCGTCGATGATCAGGAATTCGTCGAAGGGATCGTGTGTATCGGCGCGACGATCCGCGAAGGGGCTGGTGCCGTCATCGGATCAATCTCGACCACGGTGTCGGCTGAACGCGCCACAGAAGATTACCGGCAGTACCTGATCAAGGAAGTCATCAGGGCGGCCAACAGTTTTTCCAACAAACTGCGCGACCTGAAAACTTAG
- a CDS encoding zinc-binding dehydrogenase, which translates to MAMPDNVTTDSTHPVPDTMKAWVLGDPGELTLTDKPVPVPGKAEVLVRIDAVAICATDLEIIHHGPPAMIEGGDPHNKNFTPGHEYMGTVVALGPGVDEYEIGERVTVEIHAGCGQCKRCREGMYTSCHNYGKNYGNVDKGHRANGFTTDGGFAEYAVNNINTLVHVDDNMSDEEATLVVTAGTAMYGLTELGGLVAGESVVVTGPGPIGLMGAAVAKALGAQPVILTGTRDNRLEIGKQLGADHVINVRNEDVVEKVRELSGGKGVDYVVECAGAPDGVNQAAQMLNRGGKLCLAAFPGKPDEIDVAYLVRNNIYLFGIRGEGKTATHRAEAFMRQKRFDATLIHTHTFDMADLKEALRYAKDRVEDAIKVVVKNPRAEASKVAAE; encoded by the coding sequence ATGGCTATGCCTGATAACGTCACAACTGATTCAACCCATCCTGTCCCGGATACGATGAAAGCCTGGGTTCTGGGCGATCCCGGCGAACTGACGCTGACGGACAAGCCCGTCCCAGTACCGGGCAAGGCCGAGGTTCTGGTGCGCATCGACGCTGTGGCGATCTGTGCAACCGACCTCGAAATCATTCACCATGGCCCGCCTGCGATGATCGAAGGCGGCGATCCGCACAACAAGAACTTCACGCCGGGACATGAGTACATGGGCACGGTTGTCGCTCTGGGGCCAGGCGTCGATGAGTACGAAATCGGAGAGCGTGTGACCGTTGAAATCCACGCGGGTTGTGGACAGTGCAAGCGCTGCCGCGAAGGCATGTACACCTCGTGCCACAACTACGGCAAAAACTATGGCAATGTGGACAAGGGTCACCGCGCCAACGGCTTCACCACCGATGGCGGCTTTGCCGAATATGCCGTGAACAACATCAACACGCTGGTGCATGTGGACGACAACATGTCGGACGAGGAAGCAACACTTGTCGTGACCGCTGGTACCGCCATGTACGGGCTGACCGAACTCGGTGGTCTGGTTGCCGGCGAAAGCGTCGTGGTCACCGGTCCCGGACCGATTGGTCTGATGGGTGCAGCCGTGGCCAAGGCGCTGGGCGCGCAGCCGGTGATCCTGACCGGCACCCGCGACAACCGGCTGGAGATCGGCAAACAACTGGGCGCCGACCATGTCATCAACGTGCGTAACGAAGATGTCGTCGAAAAGGTGCGCGAACTGTCGGGCGGAAAAGGCGTCGACTATGTGGTCGAATGCGCCGGTGCGCCAGACGGCGTGAACCAGGCAGCGCAGATGCTGAACCGGGGCGGCAAGCTGTGCCTTGCGGCGTTCCCGGGCAAGCCGGATGAAATTGATGTCGCTTATCTGGTGCGCAACAACATCTACCTTTTCGGCATTCGCGGCGAGGGCAAGACCGCCACCCACCGGGCCGAGGCATTCATGCGCCAGAAGCGGTTCGATGCCACGCTGATTCACACCCACACCTTCGACATGGCCGACCTGAAAGAGGCGCTGCGCTATGCCAAGGACCGGGTCGAGGACGCGATCAAGGTCGTCGTCAAGAACCCGCGTGCCGAAGCCAGCAAAGTGGCCGCTGAATAA
- a CDS encoding molybdopterin dehydrogenase — protein sequence MLTCDQYHMPTTLAEALTLWSGAAKGSRLIAGATDILPWAREGRAGDVHLPELVDVTRIDEFAGYAFENGRVRLGARTVYQDFLTDRTLMRSLPCMPHCAIWFADDQIREQASVTGNLVNASPVADGTPAVVALNGEIELARLDGDTILRRLVPVAGFIEGPGRTQIAEDEIATAVILDTANGYGGSFQKVGQRRSLVISVACAAGLVKADSDGRVFEDVRLALGGVGPSPIRLRDAERALRGERISHRLIEQVAQTAADTVGSRSRQDYRREVVVNFVRAAIEDALVNQPDVDIKFEDAKEQANA from the coding sequence ATGCTGACCTGCGATCAATATCACATGCCGACAACCCTGGCCGAGGCGCTGACGCTTTGGTCGGGCGCGGCGAAGGGAAGTCGGCTTATCGCGGGCGCGACAGATATCCTGCCCTGGGCCCGTGAGGGGCGCGCCGGTGACGTGCATTTGCCGGAACTGGTCGATGTGACCCGGATTGACGAATTTGCAGGATACGCATTCGAAAACGGGCGTGTTCGGCTGGGCGCGCGCACGGTCTATCAGGATTTTCTGACGGACCGGACGCTGATGCGTTCTCTGCCCTGCATGCCCCATTGCGCGATCTGGTTTGCCGATGATCAGATCCGCGAACAGGCCTCGGTCACGGGCAATCTGGTTAATGCGTCGCCGGTGGCGGACGGCACGCCCGCCGTGGTCGCCCTGAACGGCGAGATCGAACTGGCACGCCTTGACGGCGACACCATCCTGCGCCGCCTGGTGCCGGTTGCCGGATTTATCGAAGGCCCGGGCCGGACGCAGATCGCAGAAGACGAAATAGCAACCGCCGTCATTCTAGACACCGCCAACGGCTATGGCGGGTCGTTCCAGAAGGTCGGTCAGCGCCGCTCGCTGGTGATCTCGGTCGCCTGCGCGGCTGGCCTGGTGAAGGCTGACAGCGATGGCCGCGTGTTCGAGGACGTGCGCCTGGCGCTGGGCGGCGTCGGGCCCAGCCCGATCCGTTTGCGCGATGCTGAACGCGCACTGCGCGGCGAACGCATCTCGCACCGGTTGATCGAACAGGTCGCGCAGACCGCCGCTGACACCGTCGGATCGCGCAGCCGCCAGGACTACCGCCGCGAGGTCGTGGTGAATTTCGTGCGCGCCGCGATCGAAGACGCCCTGGTCAACCAACCCGATGTGGACATCAAATTCGAAGACGCGAAGGAGCAGGCAAATGCCTAA